A single region of the Anaerostipes rhamnosivorans genome encodes:
- a CDS encoding alpha-hydroxy-acid oxidizing protein translates to MTYEELLASARTCMGAYCKACPVCNGKACGSQIPGPGAKGSGDTAIRNYQKWQEIRVNMDTLSENQPVSTALELFGQTFRYPFFAGPVGAVNLHYGDKYTDVSYNEILVSACAQAGIAAFTGDGVNPEVMTAATQAIKAAGGMGVPTVKPWNLETIREKFSQVHSCGAFAAAMDVDAAGLPFLKNMTPPAGRKSVEELAEIIKESGLPFIVKGVMTVKGALKAKEAGASAIVVSNHGGRVLDQCPATAEVLEEITEAVDGSMKILVDSGLRSGADIFKALALGADGVIICRPFVTAVYGGGAEGVHTYIEKIGAELQDTMAMCGANSLEEITRDMVRCL, encoded by the coding sequence ATGACTTATGAAGAATTGCTGGCTTCAGCCAGAACCTGTATGGGGGCTTACTGCAAGGCCTGTCCTGTGTGCAACGGAAAAGCCTGCGGCAGCCAGATCCCTGGACCGGGAGCTAAAGGATCAGGGGACACAGCGATCCGCAATTATCAGAAATGGCAGGAAATACGGGTAAATATGGATACCCTGTCTGAAAACCAGCCGGTGAGCACCGCACTTGAATTGTTTGGACAGACATTTCGTTATCCGTTTTTTGCCGGTCCCGTAGGCGCTGTAAATCTTCACTATGGTGATAAATACACAGATGTGTCCTACAATGAGATCCTGGTCTCGGCCTGTGCACAAGCGGGAATTGCTGCTTTTACCGGTGACGGAGTTAATCCGGAAGTGATGACGGCAGCCACTCAGGCCATCAAGGCAGCCGGCGGTATGGGTGTACCCACAGTAAAACCATGGAATCTGGAGACGATACGGGAGAAGTTTTCTCAGGTTCACAGCTGCGGTGCCTTTGCGGCGGCGATGGATGTGGACGCAGCCGGGCTTCCTTTCTTAAAGAATATGACACCTCCCGCTGGAAGAAAATCGGTAGAAGAATTGGCAGAGATCATCAAAGAATCCGGACTGCCTTTCATCGTAAAGGGTGTCATGACGGTCAAGGGTGCGCTAAAAGCCAAGGAGGCGGGTGCCTCAGCCATCGTTGTGTCCAATCACGGAGGGCGTGTTCTGGATCAGTGCCCGGCCACGGCAGAAGTGCTGGAGGAAATCACAGAAGCAGTAGACGGCTCTATGAAAATCCTGGTTGACAGCGGACTGCGTTCCGGAGCCGATATCTTCAAGGCGCTGGCATTAGGGGCAGACGGGGTCATTATATGCCGTCCGTTTGTGACCGCCGTGTACGGAGGCGGAGCAGAGGGTGTCCATACATATATTGAGAAAATTGGAGCAGAGCTTCAGGATACCATGGCCATGTGCGGTGCAAATTCTCTGGAGGAGATTACAAGGGATATGGTCCGCTGTCTCTAA
- a CDS encoding MATE family efflux transporter: MSKPSKNTQLLGSAPIPKALLALGLPTMIGMMVNALYNLVDAYFVGGLGTSQTGAITVAFPLGQIVVGLGLLFGNSAASYISRLLGRGDKETADKVASTALYSSVLAGAVLILCTILFLEPVLRVLGATDSILPYALTYTGIYLISSIFNVFNVTMNNIVTSEGAAKTTMCALLTGAVLNIILDPVFIYVLNLGIAGAAAATAISQFVSTLVYLYYIFSQRSNFSFRLKQCCFSREILSEIFKIGIPTLVFQLLTSLSIALVSMQAKIHGYGDSVIAGMGDASRIISMGSLMVFGFIKGFQPVAGFNYGAKKYDRLHEAIRTMVLWSTVFCVIFGLSVALFSTSIISQFTKDDLIMIDVGRKALRANGLSFFVFGFYTVYSSLYLALGKAKEGFILGTCRQGICFLPIILAAPAAVGISGILYAQPAADVLAAAVTVFMAFSLRRELIAFSCA; this comes from the coding sequence ATGAGTAAACCGAGCAAGAATACACAATTACTTGGAAGTGCGCCAATCCCAAAGGCGCTGTTGGCATTAGGGCTTCCGACCATGATCGGGATGATGGTCAATGCGCTTTATAACCTGGTGGACGCCTATTTTGTGGGAGGGCTGGGTACCAGCCAGACAGGGGCCATCACAGTGGCCTTTCCCCTTGGGCAGATCGTCGTGGGATTAGGCCTGCTGTTTGGCAACAGCGCTGCATCCTACATTTCCAGATTATTAGGCCGAGGCGACAAGGAAACTGCAGATAAAGTTGCCAGCACAGCTCTTTACAGCAGTGTTTTGGCAGGGGCGGTCCTGATCCTCTGCACCATACTCTTCCTTGAGCCGGTCCTGAGAGTACTGGGTGCCACCGACAGCATACTGCCCTATGCTTTGACCTATACGGGCATTTATCTGATCTCATCCATCTTTAATGTGTTTAATGTCACAATGAATAATATCGTAACCAGCGAAGGAGCCGCAAAAACTACCATGTGCGCACTACTGACAGGCGCTGTCCTGAATATCATATTGGATCCGGTCTTTATCTATGTTCTGAATCTGGGAATCGCCGGAGCAGCGGCAGCCACAGCCATCTCACAGTTTGTCTCTACACTGGTATATCTGTACTATATATTCAGCCAAAGAAGCAATTTCAGCTTCCGCCTGAAACAATGCTGTTTTTCAAGGGAGATCCTGTCTGAGATTTTTAAGATCGGCATTCCCACGCTAGTATTCCAGCTGCTGACCAGCCTTTCCATCGCTTTAGTCAGTATGCAGGCAAAGATCCACGGTTACGGAGATTCCGTTATCGCCGGGATGGGGGATGCCTCAAGGATCATTTCTATGGGAAGCCTGATGGTGTTTGGGTTTATCAAAGGCTTTCAGCCTGTTGCGGGATTTAATTACGGGGCAAAAAAGTATGACCGCCTGCATGAGGCCATTCGGACCATGGTCCTATGGTCAACCGTCTTCTGTGTCATTTTTGGTCTGTCTGTTGCTTTGTTTTCTACATCTATCATATCCCAGTTTACAAAGGATGACCTTATCATGATCGATGTGGGACGGAAAGCACTGAGGGCAAACGGACTGTCATTTTTTGTGTTTGGGTTCTATACAGTATATTCCTCCCTTTATCTCGCGCTTGGAAAGGCAAAAGAGGGTTTTATCCTGGGAACCTGCAGACAAGGGATCTGTTTTCTTCCTATCATCCTGGCAGCTCCGGCGGCTGTAGGGATCAGCGGAATCCTTTATGCCCAGCCTGCTGCTGACGTTCTGGCCGCTGCGGTCACTGTTTTTATGGCTTTCAGCCTTCGCAGAGAGTTGATTGCCTTTTCCTGTGCCTGA